The Streptomyces phaeolivaceus genome has a window encoding:
- a CDS encoding SpoIIE family protein phosphatase gives MDRGTDTGATTGHGAGDGTAEHTAVGRIPLAVVVVDRGGLVSHWSTGARRLFGTTKDDAVGRPALDLLPVSGALPDEDDRPRHGAYGGYDALGHDLETSLDGQLSYPAAGRARLTVPDRDRIDVLWWAYPLVGPGRERLLVLAADAETLRGRHDEAPRGRDEETAVTAVAVERIAPGFALHTDFPGAEELARGLPEILPSMSVGESARIVAQVLELGYPVLEFSQNDRVPVTPDWGVPRRAERQARRARAARAVAQGLPVPEDVRDEGEDLEHAAVRERLEFLNEVSGRIGTSLDLSRTIVEVSRAVVPRFTDVAGTYLREQVVAGEGFPDGVPDTTTLWHRVAVEHTDEPGRWDDVVPVGEAMPFPAHTPFFQCMTTGDPVLVPRISERMGHAIAAQFEKRDIRPLITGRSMLVVPLKARNVVLGFMILLRHPEREVFDDMDRVTGAELAARAGLVLDNARMYTYQENVAETLQDSMLPQIEAHMAGCDIATRYLPGTLLGRVGGDWFDSVKLPGARTALVVGDVMGHGLNSAAMMGQLRTAVQTMAALDLPPAQLLRNLDDLARRLGEHYLATCLYAVYDPIAGELHLANAGHIPPVLVRAVDGRSELLDLPTGAPIGVGGVPFEAVRVRVEPGDRLVMCTDGLVEVRGEDIGVGLATLCESAAHPAASMDDACDTIIRALNTRGGRKDDVALLMARLNGIEPEDVAEWRFAPDPVEAARARAVVREQLHVWGLAGLVDTTVLLVGELVTNAVRHARGRRVELRLVRGDTLQCEVYDDDPTLPTLLSAGPTDEHGRGLRVLTTLAREWGTSRTGAGKTVWCELTLPRRR, from the coding sequence ATGGACCGTGGCACCGACACGGGTGCGACCACCGGCCACGGAGCCGGTGACGGCACGGCGGAGCACACCGCGGTCGGCCGCATCCCCCTGGCCGTGGTCGTCGTCGACCGCGGCGGTCTCGTGTCGCACTGGAGCACCGGCGCACGCCGGCTCTTCGGCACCACCAAGGACGACGCGGTGGGCCGCCCCGCCCTCGACCTGCTGCCCGTCTCCGGCGCCCTCCCGGACGAGGACGACCGCCCGCGCCACGGGGCGTACGGCGGATACGACGCCCTCGGCCACGACCTGGAGACCTCGCTCGACGGACAGCTGTCCTACCCGGCGGCGGGCCGCGCCCGGCTCACCGTGCCGGACCGCGACCGGATAGACGTCCTGTGGTGGGCCTACCCCCTGGTCGGCCCCGGCCGGGAGCGGCTCCTCGTGCTGGCCGCCGACGCCGAGACCCTGCGCGGACGGCACGACGAGGCACCGCGCGGGCGGGACGAGGAGACGGCCGTGACCGCCGTGGCCGTCGAACGCATCGCGCCCGGCTTCGCCCTGCACACCGACTTCCCCGGCGCCGAGGAACTCGCCCGCGGACTCCCCGAGATCCTGCCCAGCATGAGCGTCGGCGAGAGCGCCCGTATCGTCGCCCAGGTCCTCGAACTGGGCTATCCGGTGCTGGAGTTCAGCCAGAACGACCGGGTGCCCGTCACCCCCGACTGGGGCGTGCCCCGGCGCGCGGAGCGCCAGGCCCGGCGGGCACGCGCCGCGCGCGCCGTCGCACAGGGCCTGCCCGTCCCGGAGGACGTACGGGACGAGGGCGAGGACCTCGAACACGCGGCCGTACGCGAGCGGTTGGAGTTCCTCAACGAGGTCAGCGGACGCATCGGCACCTCGCTCGATCTGTCCCGGACCATCGTCGAGGTCAGCCGGGCGGTCGTGCCCCGCTTCACCGATGTCGCCGGCACCTATCTGCGCGAACAGGTCGTCGCCGGCGAGGGCTTCCCCGACGGCGTCCCGGACACCACCACCCTGTGGCACCGGGTCGCCGTGGAGCACACGGACGAACCGGGCCGCTGGGACGACGTCGTGCCCGTCGGCGAGGCCATGCCCTTCCCGGCGCACACCCCGTTCTTCCAGTGCATGACCACCGGCGACCCCGTCCTCGTCCCGCGCATCAGCGAGCGGATGGGGCACGCGATCGCCGCGCAGTTCGAGAAGCGCGACATCCGGCCGCTGATCACCGGCCGCTCCATGCTGGTCGTCCCCCTGAAGGCCCGCAACGTCGTGCTCGGCTTCATGATCCTGCTGCGCCACCCGGAGCGCGAGGTCTTCGACGACATGGACCGCGTCACCGGCGCCGAACTCGCCGCCCGCGCGGGCCTCGTCCTCGACAACGCGCGTATGTACACCTACCAGGAGAACGTCGCCGAGACGCTCCAGGACAGCATGCTCCCGCAGATCGAGGCCCACATGGCGGGCTGCGACATCGCCACCCGCTACCTCCCCGGCACCCTCCTCGGGCGCGTCGGCGGCGACTGGTTCGACTCGGTGAAACTGCCCGGCGCCCGCACCGCCCTGGTCGTCGGCGACGTCATGGGGCACGGCCTCAACTCGGCCGCGATGATGGGCCAGTTGCGCACGGCCGTACAGACCATGGCCGCCCTGGACCTGCCGCCCGCGCAGCTCCTGCGCAATCTCGACGACCTCGCCCGGCGCCTCGGCGAGCACTACCTCGCGACCTGCCTCTACGCCGTCTACGACCCCATCGCGGGCGAACTGCACCTGGCCAACGCCGGCCACATCCCGCCCGTCCTGGTCCGCGCGGTGGACGGCCGCAGCGAGCTCCTCGACCTGCCCACGGGCGCGCCCATCGGCGTCGGCGGGGTGCCCTTCGAGGCGGTACGCGTGCGCGTGGAGCCCGGCGACCGGCTGGTGATGTGCACCGACGGGCTGGTCGAGGTGCGCGGCGAGGACATCGGTGTCGGCCTCGCCACCCTCTGCGAGTCCGCCGCCCACCCGGCCGCCTCCATGGACGACGCCTGCGACACCATCATCCGCGCCCTCAACACCCGCGGTGGCCGCAAGGACGACGTGGCCCTGCTGATGGCCCGGCTCAACGGCATCGAACCCGAGGACGTCGCCGAGTGGCGCTTCGCCCCCGACCCGGTCGAGGCCGCACGCGCGCGTGCCGTCGTCCGTGAACAGCTCCACGTCTGGGGCCTGGCCGGCCTCGTGGACACCACCGTCCTCCTGGTCGGCGAACTCGTCACCAACGCCGTACGGCACGCGCGCGGACGCCGCGTCGAACTCCGCCTGGTGCGCGGCGACACCCTGCAGTGCGAGGTCTACGACGACGACCCCACCCTGCCGACCCTGCTCAGCGCGGGGCCCACGGACGAGCACGGCCGAGGGCTGCGCGTCCTGACCACCCTCGCCCGCGAATGGGGGACCAGCCGGACGGGCGCGGGCAAGACGGTGTGGTGCGAACTGACGCTGCCGAGGCGGCGCTGA
- a CDS encoding class I SAM-dependent methyltransferase — translation MSVTSRYRESWEGFWREAPDEPGAVFWDAGPERTAAVHLALFEPYLTAPDLPLVDLGCGNGTQTRFLADRFRRVIGADLSTAALDRARRADPDGRAGYRPLDAADKADAETLHADLGDANVYVRGVLHQCEPDDRQRLVDTVATLVGERGRACLVELSEAAKPVLMGLAAGPGGPPAKLAPIFRHGIAPGEVSDAAIPRYLGVSGLGLVAEGELPLITTEHTADGTRIELPSRWYVVGRTV, via the coding sequence ATGAGCGTGACCAGCCGGTACCGGGAGTCCTGGGAGGGGTTCTGGCGGGAGGCCCCCGACGAACCGGGCGCGGTCTTCTGGGACGCCGGGCCCGAACGGACCGCGGCCGTTCATCTCGCGCTGTTCGAGCCGTATCTGACCGCCCCCGACCTGCCCCTCGTCGACCTCGGCTGCGGCAACGGCACCCAGACCCGGTTCCTGGCCGACCGCTTCCGCCGGGTGATCGGCGCCGACCTCTCCACCGCCGCCCTCGACCGGGCCCGCCGCGCCGACCCCGACGGCCGGGCCGGCTACCGCCCGCTCGACGCGGCCGACAAGGCGGACGCCGAGACCCTCCACGCCGACCTCGGCGACGCCAACGTCTATGTGCGGGGCGTCCTCCACCAGTGCGAGCCCGACGACCGGCAACGCCTCGTCGACACCGTCGCCACGCTGGTCGGCGAGCGCGGGCGGGCCTGCCTCGTCGAACTCTCCGAGGCCGCCAAACCCGTTCTCATGGGCCTCGCGGCAGGTCCGGGCGGCCCGCCCGCCAAGCTCGCCCCGATCTTCCGCCACGGCATCGCCCCCGGTGAGGTCTCCGACGCCGCGATCCCGCGCTATCTCGGCGTGTCCGGCCTCGGCCTCGTCGCCGAAGGCGAACTCCCACTGATCACCACCGAACACACCGCCGACGGCACCCGGATCGAACTCCCGTCCAGGTGGTACGTGGTGGGACGCACGGTGTAG
- a CDS encoding M55 family metallopeptidase, translating to MKILISADMEGATGVTWPADVLPGTPQWERCRSMFTSDVNAAVLGFLDGGADEVLINEAHWTMRNLLLEELDERARMLTGRHKDLSMVEGVQHGDVDGIAFVGYHAGAGMEGVLAHTYLANSITGVWVNDERASEGLLNSHVVAEYGVPVVLVTGDDVACEDALGYAPEALKVAVKDHVSRYAAVCRTPARTAADIRAAAKEAAALAVRHQPVRGGPFTVALEFDAEHLAMAATVVPGVTRTGERKVAYTSPTMYEGIRTFKAVTTIVSAAVEEAYG from the coding sequence ATGAAGATCCTCATCAGCGCCGACATGGAGGGCGCCACCGGTGTGACCTGGCCGGCCGACGTGCTGCCGGGGACACCGCAGTGGGAGCGGTGCCGCTCGATGTTCACCTCCGACGTGAACGCAGCCGTGCTCGGCTTCCTCGACGGCGGCGCCGACGAGGTCCTGATCAACGAGGCGCACTGGACCATGCGCAATCTGCTGCTGGAGGAGCTGGACGAGCGCGCGCGGATGCTCACCGGACGCCACAAGGACCTGTCCATGGTGGAGGGCGTGCAGCACGGCGACGTGGACGGCATCGCCTTCGTCGGCTATCACGCGGGCGCCGGCATGGAGGGTGTCCTCGCCCACACCTACCTGGCGAACTCGATCACCGGGGTCTGGGTGAACGACGAGCGGGCCAGCGAGGGACTGCTCAACTCGCATGTGGTGGCCGAGTACGGGGTACCGGTGGTGCTGGTGACCGGTGACGACGTGGCGTGCGAGGACGCCCTCGGGTATGCGCCCGAGGCGCTCAAAGTGGCGGTCAAGGACCATGTCTCGCGGTACGCGGCGGTGTGCCGCACCCCGGCGAGAACGGCCGCCGACATCCGCGCGGCGGCGAAGGAGGCCGCCGCGCTCGCCGTCCGCCACCAGCCGGTCAGGGGCGGCCCGTTCACCGTGGCGCTGGAGTTCGACGCCGAGCACCTGGCGATGGCCGCGACCGTCGTCCCGGGCGTGACCCGTACCGGTGAACGCAAAGTGGCGTACACGAGCCCGACCATGTACGAGGGAATCCGCACCTTCAAGGCGGTCACCACGATCGTCTCGGCCGCGGTGGAGGAAGCGTATGGCTGA
- a CDS encoding M20/M25/M40 family metallo-hydrolase yields MAEQTAPVDQRALDEVVRFTSDLIRVDTTNRGGGDCRERPAAEYAAALLAEVGIEPTLLERTEGRTNVVARIEGTDPSADALLVHGHLDVVPAQAADWTVHPFSGEIRDGVVWGRGAVDMKNMDAMILAVARHWARTGVRPRRDVVIAFTADEEASAEDGSGFLADRHAGLFEGCTEGISESGAFTFHDGSGRQIYPIAAGERGTGWLKLTARGRAGHGSKVNRANAVTRLAAAIARIGSHEWSLRLTPTVRAALTELAALYGVEADLDDPDGVDRLLDKLGPAAALVEATMRNSANPTMLDAGYKINVIPGEAVAHVDGRYLPGGEDEFRETLDRLTGPDVEWEYEHREVALQAPVDSVTYARMRAAVEEFAPEGHVVPYCMPGGTDAKQFSRLGITGYGFSPLRLPEGFDYAAMFHGVDERVPVGALHFGVHVLDRFLRTA; encoded by the coding sequence ATGGCTGAGCAGACAGCACCGGTGGACCAGCGGGCGCTGGACGAGGTCGTCCGGTTCACCTCCGACCTCATCCGCGTCGACACCACCAACCGCGGCGGCGGGGACTGCCGGGAGCGGCCCGCCGCCGAGTACGCCGCCGCCCTGCTGGCCGAAGTCGGCATCGAGCCCACCCTGCTGGAACGCACCGAGGGCCGTACGAACGTGGTCGCGCGGATCGAGGGCACCGACCCGTCCGCCGACGCGCTGCTCGTCCACGGTCATCTGGACGTGGTGCCCGCGCAGGCCGCCGACTGGACCGTGCACCCGTTCTCCGGGGAGATCCGCGACGGCGTGGTCTGGGGCCGGGGCGCGGTCGACATGAAGAACATGGACGCGATGATCCTCGCGGTCGCCCGGCACTGGGCGCGCACGGGCGTACGCCCCCGCAGGGATGTCGTGATCGCGTTCACCGCCGACGAGGAGGCGAGCGCCGAGGACGGCTCCGGGTTCCTCGCCGACCGGCACGCCGGGCTCTTCGAGGGCTGTACCGAGGGCATCAGCGAGTCGGGGGCGTTCACCTTCCACGACGGCTCCGGACGGCAGATCTATCCGATCGCGGCGGGGGAGCGCGGCACCGGCTGGCTGAAGCTCACCGCGCGCGGCCGGGCCGGCCACGGCTCCAAGGTGAACCGGGCCAACGCGGTCACCCGCCTCGCGGCGGCGATCGCCAGGATCGGCAGCCACGAGTGGTCCCTCCGGCTCACCCCGACCGTCCGCGCGGCCCTCACCGAACTCGCCGCGCTGTACGGCGTCGAGGCCGATCTCGACGACCCCGACGGCGTCGACCGGCTGCTCGACAAGCTCGGCCCGGCCGCCGCCCTGGTCGAGGCGACCATGCGCAACAGCGCCAACCCGACCATGCTGGACGCCGGTTACAAGATCAATGTGATCCCGGGGGAGGCCGTCGCCCATGTGGACGGCCGGTATCTGCCCGGCGGCGAGGACGAGTTCCGGGAGACCCTCGACCGGCTCACCGGACCCGACGTGGAGTGGGAGTACGAACACCGGGAGGTGGCACTCCAGGCCCCCGTGGACTCGGTGACGTACGCCCGGATGCGGGCCGCCGTGGAGGAGTTCGCGCCCGAGGGCCATGTGGTGCCGTACTGCATGCCCGGCGGCACGGACGCCAAGCAGTTCTCGCGGCTCGGCATCACCGGCTACGGCTTCTCGCCGCTGAGACTCCCCGAGGGCTTCGACTACGCGGCGATGTTCCACGGGGTCGACGAACGCGTCCCCGTGGGGGCGCTCCACTTCGGTGTCCATGTCCTCGACCGCTTCCTGCGGACGGCCTGA
- a CDS encoding S9 family peptidase, which yields MGDKVQTLAYGSWPSPIDAALAAAHDGHPESVGFVGDEAWWTEPRPTEGGRRTLVRRTADGTEESVLPAPWNVRSRVMEYGGQAWAGLMRDTGPLVVFVNFADQRLYRHEPGGEPRPLTPVSSVGGGLRWVDPRPHPERDEVWCVLEEFTGEGPTDVRRVVAAVPLDGSAAEDRDAVRELTDDSHRFVTGPRLSPDGRRAAWLGWDHPRMPWDGTSLLVAEVTGDGLLGEPRTVAGGPEESVAQVEWAADGTLVHSSDTTGYWNLYRLDPDSGERTALCAREEEFGGPLWKVGSRWFALLDDGLAAVVHGRGATALGILDLDTGQVVDAAGPWTEFAPSLAARGSRVIGIGASPRSAYEVVELDAATGEARVIGAAHDDPVDPSHYPEPQIRSFLGPAGREIHAHVYPPHNPGAVAFSTELPPYVVWAHGGPTGRAPLVLDLAIAYFTSRGIGVAEVNYGGSTGYGREYRNRLREQWGVVDVEDCAAVALALADEGTADRTRLAIRGGSAGGWTAAVSLTTTDVYACGTILYPILDLTNWGSGETHDFESQYLESLVGPLAEEPMRYAERSPSEHADRITAPFLLLQGLDDVICPPAQCERFLARLEERRVPHAYIAFEGEGHGFRRAETTVRVLEAELSLYAQVFGLNPPGIPNLELTK from the coding sequence ATGGGGGACAAGGTGCAGACCCTGGCGTACGGTTCATGGCCCTCGCCGATCGACGCGGCGCTCGCCGCCGCGCACGACGGGCATCCCGAGTCCGTCGGCTTCGTCGGCGACGAGGCGTGGTGGACCGAGCCCCGGCCCACCGAGGGCGGCCGGCGCACCCTGGTGCGGCGCACGGCCGACGGCACGGAGGAGTCGGTGCTGCCGGCCCCGTGGAACGTGCGCAGTCGGGTCATGGAGTACGGCGGCCAGGCCTGGGCCGGCCTGATGCGGGACACCGGCCCCCTCGTGGTCTTCGTGAACTTCGCCGACCAGCGCCTCTACCGCCACGAACCCGGCGGCGAGCCCCGCCCGCTCACCCCGGTGTCGTCGGTGGGCGGCGGACTGCGCTGGGTGGACCCGAGGCCGCACCCGGAGCGGGACGAGGTGTGGTGCGTCCTGGAGGAGTTCACCGGGGAGGGCCCCACCGACGTCCGCCGGGTCGTCGCCGCGGTGCCGCTGGACGGCTCGGCGGCCGAGGACCGGGACGCCGTACGCGAACTCACCGACGACAGCCACCGGTTCGTCACCGGCCCCCGGCTCTCCCCGGACGGCCGCCGCGCCGCCTGGCTGGGCTGGGACCATCCTCGGATGCCCTGGGACGGCACCTCGCTGCTGGTCGCCGAGGTGACCGGGGACGGCCTGCTGGGCGAGCCCCGGACCGTCGCGGGCGGCCCGGAGGAGTCCGTCGCCCAGGTCGAATGGGCCGCCGACGGCACCCTCGTCCACTCCAGCGACACCACCGGCTACTGGAACCTCTACCGCCTCGACCCCGACAGCGGCGAGCGCACGGCACTGTGCGCCCGCGAGGAGGAGTTCGGCGGACCGCTGTGGAAGGTCGGCTCCCGCTGGTTCGCGCTGCTCGACGACGGGCTCGCCGCCGTGGTGCACGGCCGGGGCGCCACCGCGCTCGGCATCCTCGACCTGGACACCGGCCAGGTCGTCGACGCGGCCGGACCCTGGACCGAGTTCGCCCCCTCGCTCGCCGCGCGGGGCAGCCGGGTCATCGGCATCGGGGCCAGCCCCCGCAGCGCGTACGAGGTGGTCGAGCTGGACGCCGCCACCGGCGAGGCCCGGGTGATCGGCGCCGCGCACGACGACCCGGTGGACCCCTCCCACTACCCAGAACCTCAGATCCGCAGCTTCCTCGGCCCCGCCGGACGCGAGATCCACGCCCATGTCTACCCGCCGCACAACCCGGGCGCCGTCGCCTTCAGCACCGAACTGCCGCCGTACGTCGTCTGGGCGCACGGCGGACCCACCGGCCGCGCGCCCCTCGTCCTCGACCTGGCGATCGCCTACTTCACCTCACGCGGCATCGGGGTCGCCGAGGTCAACTACGGGGGGTCCACCGGATACGGGCGGGAGTACCGCAACCGGCTGCGCGAGCAGTGGGGCGTCGTCGATGTCGAGGACTGCGCGGCGGTCGCGCTCGCCCTCGCCGACGAGGGCACCGCCGACCGGACCAGGCTGGCCATCCGGGGCGGCAGCGCGGGCGGCTGGACCGCCGCCGTCTCCCTCACCACCACCGACGTCTACGCCTGCGGGACGATCCTGTACCCCATCCTCGACCTCACGAACTGGGGGTCGGGGGAGACCCATGACTTCGAATCCCAGTATCTGGAGAGCCTGGTGGGGCCCCTGGCCGAGGAACCGATGCGCTATGCGGAGCGGTCGCCCAGTGAGCACGCCGACCGGATCACCGCGCCCTTCCTGCTGCTCCAGGGCCTCGACGACGTGATCTGCCCGCCCGCGCAGTGCGAGCGTTTCCTGGCCCGGCTGGAGGAGCGGCGGGTGCCGCACGCCTACATCGCCTTCGAGGGGGAGGGGCACGGCTTCCGCCGGGCGGAGACGACCGTGCGGGTCCTGGAGGCGGAGCTGTCGCTGTACGCGCAGGTCTTCGGGTTGAATCCTCCGGGAATCCCGAATTTGGAGCTCACCAAGTGA
- a CDS encoding S66 peptidase family protein, translated as MTPLTRPARLTPGDRVAVVAPSGPVPEERLSAGLDILRGWDLDPVVAPRTLDRHPEFPYLAGTDADRAADFQAAWCDPSVSAVLCARGGYGVQRMVDLLDWDAVRAAGPKALVGFSDITALHEAFATRAGLVTLHGPMAAGVDFIKNGRAQDHLRATLFAPETVRTIRAAEGSTALIPGRARGVLLGGCLCLLAAELGNPHARPSARGALLCLEDVGEETYRLDRYLTQLLRAGWFDGVAGVVLGSWAECDPYEKVRALLVDRLGGVGVPVVEEFGFGHGEGALTIPFGVTAELDTEAGTLTLDEPALT; from the coding sequence GTGACACCACTGACCAGACCTGCCCGTCTCACCCCCGGTGACCGGGTGGCCGTCGTCGCGCCCAGCGGGCCGGTGCCGGAGGAGCGGCTCAGCGCCGGGCTGGACATTCTGCGCGGCTGGGACCTGGACCCCGTGGTCGCGCCGCGCACACTGGACCGGCACCCCGAGTTCCCCTACCTCGCGGGCACGGACGCCGACCGGGCCGCCGACTTCCAGGCCGCCTGGTGCGACCCGTCGGTGTCCGCCGTGCTCTGCGCCCGCGGCGGATACGGCGTGCAGCGCATGGTCGACCTGCTCGACTGGGACGCCGTCCGGGCCGCGGGCCCCAAGGCGCTCGTCGGGTTCAGCGACATCACCGCCCTGCACGAGGCGTTCGCCACCCGGGCCGGACTGGTCACGCTGCACGGCCCCATGGCCGCGGGCGTCGACTTCATCAAGAACGGCCGGGCCCAGGACCATCTGCGGGCCACCCTGTTCGCCCCCGAGACCGTCCGCACGATCCGGGCCGCCGAGGGCAGCACCGCCCTGATACCCGGCCGCGCCCGGGGAGTGCTGCTCGGCGGCTGCCTCTGCCTGCTCGCCGCCGAGCTGGGCAACCCCCACGCCCGGCCCTCCGCCCGGGGCGCCCTGCTCTGCCTGGAGGACGTCGGAGAGGAGACCTACCGCCTCGACCGCTATCTGACCCAGCTCCTGCGCGCGGGCTGGTTCGACGGTGTCGCCGGTGTCGTCCTCGGCTCCTGGGCGGAGTGCGACCCGTACGAGAAGGTGCGGGCGCTGCTCGTGGACCGGCTCGGCGGGGTCGGGGTGCCGGTGGTGGAGGAGTTCGGGTTCGGGCACGGGGAGGGGGCGCTGACGATCCCGTTCGGGGTGACGGCGGAGCTGGACACCGAGGCGGGCACGCTGACGCTGGACGAGCCGGCGCTGACCTGA
- a CDS encoding lipopolysaccharide assembly protein LapA domain-containing protein — MSPKTQERVGTHGRKRWGELLTPGRVVVGLLAILALVFVFQNTQSTEIRLLVSEVTMPLWLALLGTGLVGAVCGAYVMRRRR, encoded by the coding sequence ATGAGCCCGAAGACACAGGAACGGGTCGGGACGCACGGACGCAAGCGATGGGGCGAGCTGCTGACACCCGGCAGGGTCGTCGTGGGGCTCCTCGCGATCCTCGCGCTCGTCTTCGTCTTCCAGAACACCCAGAGCACCGAGATCCGGCTGCTGGTCTCCGAGGTCACCATGCCCCTGTGGCTGGCCCTGCTGGGGACCGGCCTGGTCGGGGCGGTGTGCGGGGCGTACGTGATGCGACGGCGCAGGTGA
- a CDS encoding GNAT family N-acetyltransferase, with amino-acid sequence MSENVRHLIEGPRVGIRHFTAADASEFTVRARESKALHQPWLFPPITATAYTAYAGRLIEDPTKAGFLVCERDGGGIAGFININNIVEGGFQSGALGYGAFAHAAGRGLMAEGLGLVVEYAFTFMGLHRLEINVQPGNAASIALAQRCGFRLEGFSPDFLFIDGAWRDHQRWALTTEMKRPTRPE; translated from the coding sequence GTGTCCGAGAACGTGCGTCACCTCATCGAAGGCCCCCGCGTCGGGATACGGCACTTCACCGCCGCCGACGCGTCCGAGTTCACCGTGCGGGCACGGGAGAGCAAGGCCCTGCACCAGCCGTGGCTGTTCCCGCCGATCACGGCCACCGCGTACACCGCCTACGCGGGGCGGCTCATCGAGGACCCGACGAAGGCCGGGTTCCTGGTGTGCGAGAGGGACGGCGGGGGCATCGCCGGGTTCATCAACATCAACAACATCGTGGAGGGCGGCTTCCAGAGCGGCGCCCTCGGCTACGGGGCCTTCGCGCACGCCGCCGGGCGGGGGCTGATGGCCGAGGGGCTCGGGCTGGTCGTCGAATACGCGTTCACCTTCATGGGGCTGCACCGGCTGGAGATCAATGTGCAGCCCGGGAACGCCGCGTCCATCGCCCTCGCCCAGCGCTGCGGGTTCCGGCTGGAGGGGTTCTCGCCGGACTTCCTGTTCATCGACGGGGCATGGCGTGACCACCAGCGGTGGGCGCTCACGACAGAGATGAAACGCCCCACCCGGCCGGAATGA
- a CDS encoding arginase family protein has protein sequence MRSIVVVDAPSNLGLRPPAPGTVPGCHKLAGALREQGIVRRLGALEGGVVVPPRYDRGDWREGDGVFNAAAIASYTRRLADRIERHVRAGELPVVLGGDCSIQLGASLALRRIGRYGLVALDASADFRHPGNSDGVGAAGGEELALATGRGQPDLTDLEGLGPYLRDEDVRLFGIRDEFEDDRAELAALKIPVVTVGDLRTWGADDLARVTAQSFETPELGGFWVHLDADVLDPSVMPAVDSPDPDGLLPDELTALLAPLVRSPHCVGLNITIYDPDLDPDGTAGALLTDLVVAAFGR, from the coding sequence ATGCGCAGCATCGTCGTTGTGGACGCCCCCTCCAACCTCGGCCTCCGGCCGCCCGCCCCCGGTACCGTGCCCGGCTGCCACAAGCTGGCCGGTGCCCTGCGTGAACAGGGCATCGTGCGCCGGCTCGGCGCGCTGGAGGGCGGGGTGGTGGTGCCGCCGCGCTACGACCGCGGGGACTGGCGGGAGGGCGACGGTGTCTTCAACGCCGCCGCGATCGCCTCGTACACGCGCCGGCTCGCCGACCGGATCGAACGGCACGTCCGGGCCGGTGAGCTGCCCGTCGTCCTGGGCGGGGACTGTTCGATCCAGCTCGGTGCCTCGCTCGCGCTGCGGCGGATCGGACGGTACGGACTGGTCGCGCTCGACGCGTCCGCCGACTTCCGGCACCCGGGCAACTCCGACGGCGTGGGCGCGGCCGGCGGCGAGGAACTGGCGCTCGCCACCGGGCGCGGACAGCCGGACCTGACCGATCTGGAGGGCCTCGGGCCCTACCTGCGCGACGAGGACGTACGCCTCTTCGGCATCCGCGACGAGTTCGAGGACGACCGCGCCGAGCTGGCCGCGCTGAAGATCCCCGTGGTGACGGTCGGCGATCTGCGGACCTGGGGCGCGGACGATCTCGCCCGGGTCACCGCTCAGAGCTTCGAGACGCCCGAACTCGGCGGTTTCTGGGTGCACCTGGACGCCGACGTCCTCGACCCGTCCGTCATGCCCGCCGTCGACAGCCCCGACCCCGACGGCCTCCTCCCCGACGAACTGACCGCGCTGCTCGCCCCGTTGGTCCGCTCACCGCACTGCGTCGGCCTCAACATCACGATCTACGACCCCGATCTGGACCCCGACGGCACGGCGGGCGCGCTGCTCACGGACCTCGTGGTGGCCGCGTTCGGCCGGTGA
- a CDS encoding VOC family protein: MEILGTTLRICVDDLEAAVPFYERLSGGPAMRFERGGVQVAAVGCFLLMSGPESELEVLRKVTATLAVEDVDEANQVLTASGAQVLAGPIPTPVGRNLIAVHPDGSVYEYADRRSTG; the protein is encoded by the coding sequence ATGGAGATTCTCGGCACCACGCTCCGCATCTGCGTCGACGACCTGGAAGCCGCGGTCCCGTTCTACGAGAGACTCTCGGGCGGACCGGCGATGCGTTTCGAACGCGGTGGCGTCCAAGTGGCCGCCGTCGGCTGCTTCCTGCTGATGAGCGGCCCGGAGTCGGAGTTGGAGGTCCTGCGGAAGGTGACCGCCACCCTCGCGGTCGAGGACGTCGACGAGGCCAACCAGGTCCTCACCGCCTCCGGCGCCCAGGTCCTGGCCGGTCCGATCCCCACTCCCGTCGGCCGCAATCTCATCGCGGTGCACCCCGACGGCTCGGTCTACGAGTACGCGGACCGCCGGTCGACCGGATGA